One Mercurialis annua linkage group LG3, ddMerAnnu1.2, whole genome shotgun sequence DNA window includes the following coding sequences:
- the LOC126674212 gene encoding isoaspartyl peptidase/L-asparaginase 1-like: protein MGWAIALHGGAGVPVNLPPERRLPREAALRHCLEIGVAALEAQKHPLDVVELVVRELENDPNFNAGKGSVLTSAGTVEMEASIMDGKTKKCGAVSGVTTVVNAISLARLVMEKTPHVYLACDGAEAFAREQGVETVDPSQFVTVENIERLKQAKQANKVQLDYTQPKTPIPTADDQDGQTGTVGCVAVDRNGNLASATSTGGLVNKMVGRIGDSPIIGAGTYANSLCAVSATGVGESIIRATVARDVAALMEYKGLSLKEAAAYVVEECVPTATVGLVAVSATGEVTMPFNTVGMFRACATEDGYSEIAIWPTV from the exons ATGGGGTGGGCAATCGCACTACACGGTGGAGCCGGAGTCCCAGTCAATCTTCCGCCGGAGCGCCGCCTTCCTCGTGAGGCTGCACTCCGCCACTGCCTCGAGATCGGTGTAGCCGCCCTCGAAGCTCAAAAACACCCACTTGACGTTGTGGAACTTGTA GTTCGTGAACTAGAGAATGACCCGAACTTTAATGCCGGTAAAGGATCCGTTTTGACCTCGGCGGGGACGGTGGAGATGGAAGCTAGTATTATGGATGGCAAAACTAAAAAATGTGGAGCTGTTTCTGGTGTGACGACCGTTGTGAATGCAATTTCTTTAGCACGATTGGTGATGGAAAAAACTCCTCATGTCTATCTTGCGTGTGATGGAGCTGAGGCTTTTGCTAGGGAACAG GGTGTTGAGACAGTTGATCCAAGTCAATTTGTAACTGTAGAAAACATTGAGAGGCTGAAGCAGGCAAAACAAGCCAACAAAGTCCAG CTTGACTATACACAACCCAAAACCCCAATTCCAACTGCTGACGATCAGGACGGCCAAACTGGAACTGTTGGATGTGTGGCTGTTGATAGGAACGGGAACCTGGCGTCTGCTACGTCGACTGGCGGATTAGTGAACAAAATGGTGGGTAGGATCGGTGACTCGCCTATAATAGGTGCAGGAACATATGCAAATAGTCTATGTGCAGTTTCAGCTACAGGCGTAGGGGAGTCTATAATACGCGCTACAGTAGCTCGGGATGTGGCTGCCCTGATGGAGTACAAAGGCCTTTCGCTTAAGGAAGCAGCAGCTTATGTTGTCGAGGAGTGTGTTCCGACAGCAACAGTCGGATTGGTCGCTGTGTCGGCTACTGGAGAAGTCACAATGCCGTTTAATACAGTTGGAATGTTTCGAGCTTGCGCTACTGAAGATGGTTATTCAGAAATTGCAATATGGCCTACTGTGTAG
- the LOC126671236 gene encoding isoaspartyl peptidase/L-asparaginase 1, with amino-acid sequence MGWAIALHGGAGDIPLNLPPERRLPREAALRHCLEIGVAALKAQKHPLDVVELVVRELENHPNFNAGKGSVLTSAGTVEMEACIMDGKTKKCGAVSGLTTVVNAISLARLVMEKTPHIYLAFDGAEAFAREQGVETIDASQFVTAENIERLKQAKEANRVQIDYTQPVRNNEEVQIPIADGDSQIGTVGCVAVDNNGNLASATSTGGLVNKMVGRIGDTPIIGAGTYANSLCAVSATGKGESIIRGTVARDVAALMEFKGLSLKEAAAYVVEECVPVATVGLVAVSATGEVTMPFNTTGMFRACATEDGYSEIAIWPPLRD; translated from the exons ATGGGGTGGGCAATCGCTCTACACGGTGGTGCCGGTGACATACCACTCAACCTACCACCAGAGCGCCGCCTTCCTCGCGAGGCTGCACTCCGCCACTGCCTCGAGATCGGCGTAGCTGCTCTCAAAGCTCAAAAACATCCACTTGACGTTGTCGAACTCGTG GTGCGTGAACTAGAGAATCACCCAAACTTTAATGCGGGTAAAGGATCGGTTTTGACCTCGGCGGGGACGGTGGAGATGGAAGCTTGTATTATGGATGGCAAAACTAAAAAATGTGGAGCTGTGTCTGGTCTCACAACTGTTGTGAATGCAATTTCTTTAGCACGGTTAGTCATGGAGAAGACTCCTCATATCTATCTTGCATTTGATGGAGCTGAGGCTTTTGCTAGGGAACAA GGTGTTGAGACAATTGATGCAAGTCAATTTGTAACTGCAGAGAACATTGAGAGACTGAAGCAGGCAAAAGAAGCTAACAGAGTTCAG ATTGACTACACACAACCTGTTCGAAACAATGAGGAAGTCCAAATTCCAATTGCTGATGGGGACAGCCAAATTGGAACTGTTGGATGTGTGGCTGTTGATAATAATGGGAACTTAGCATCTGCTACTTCGACTGGTGGATTGGTGAACAAAATGGTGGGTAGGATTGGGGACACGCCTATAATCGGTGCAGGAACATATGCCAACAGTCTCTGTGCAGTTTCTGCTACAGGCAAAGGGGAATCTATAATACGCGGTACAGTGGCTAGGGATGTGGCTGCTCTCATGGAGTTCAAAGGTCTTTCGCTTAAGGAAGCAGCAGCTTATGTCGTGGAGGAGTGTGTTCCTGTAGCAACAGTCGGATTGGTTGCTGTGTCGGCAACTGGAGAAGTCACAATGCCATTTAATACAACTGGAATGTTTCGAGCTTGTGCTACGGAAGATGGTTATTCAGAAATTGCAATATGGCCTCCTCTGCGAGATTGA